The following are encoded in a window of Alosa sapidissima isolate fAloSap1 chromosome 12, fAloSap1.pri, whole genome shotgun sequence genomic DNA:
- the b3galt2 gene encoding beta-1,3-galactosyltransferase 2, with product MQWRRRQHCCLAKMTWSCKRSLFRTHVVGLLSLASLSATVLFLSQQDWLPGHAGLRDNPVAYTVQQQHASGFTRPRSDANLSALRSIWRWETGYAAPPKPPANLSSHPAAEPLPLAAELSLEDSLSTNSSLQGEMGVGGRLAAQPYRYILNEPHKCRDGAAPFLVLLIAAEPGQADARNAIRQTWGNESVTAAAGLGFVRLFLLGVMGSSQSEAHMQSAIEDESRQFHDIIQQEYLDTYYNLTIKTLMGMNWVATHCPHASYVMKTDSDMFVNTEYLIQKLLKPDLPPRRIYFTGYLMRGYAPNRNKDSKWYMPSELYSSERYPIFCSGTGYVFSGDLAEKIYQASLSIRRLHLEDVYVGICLAKLRIDPTPPPNEFLFNHWRVSYSSCKYSHLITSHQFQPNELIKYWNHLQSNKHNACVNMAKEKNARYRHRRLHSDRFL from the coding sequence ATGCAGTGGCGACGGCGGCAGCACTGCTGCCTGGCCAAGATGACCTGGAGCTGCAAGCGCTCGCTCTTCCGCACCCACGTGGTGGGGCTGCTGTCGCTGGCCTCGCTCTCGGCCACCGTGCTCTTCCTCAGCCAACAGGACTGGCTGCCGGGCCACGCGGGCCTCCGGGACAACCCTGTGGCCTACAcggtgcagcagcagcatgccAGCGGCTTCACGCGCCCACGCAGTGACGCCAACCTGAGCGCGCTGCGCAGCATCTGGAGGTGGGAGACGGGCTACGCCGCGCCGCCCAAGCCCCCGGCCAACCTGAGCAGCCACCCGGCCGCAGAGCCCCTGCCCTTGGCCGCCGAGCTGAGCCTAGAGGACTCGCTGAGCACCAACAGCAGCCTGCAGGGAGAGATGGGCGTGGGCGGGAGGCTGGCGGCGCAGCCGTACCGCTACATCCTCAACGAGCCGCACAAGTGCCGCGACGGCGCCGCGCCCTTCCTGGTGCTGCTGATCGCCGCAGAGCCGGGCCAGGCAGATGCCCGCAACGCCATCCGGCAGACATGGGGGAATGAGAGTGTGACGGCGGCAGCCGGCCTGGGCTTCGTGCGGCTCTTCCTGCTGGGCGTGATGGGCTCCAGTCAGTCCGAGGCACACATGCAGAGCGCCATTGAGGACGAGAGCCGGCAGTTCCACGACATTATCCAGCAGGAGTACCTGGACACTTACTATAACCTGACCATCAAGACACTAATGGGCATGAACTGGGTGGCCACGCACTGCCCACACGCCAGCTACGTGATGAAGACGGACAGTGACATGTTTGTCAACACCGAGTATCTCATCCAGAAGCTCCTCAAGCCCGACCTGCCGCCCAGGAGGATCTATTTCACCGGCTACCTGATGCGGGGCTACGCACCCAACCGCAACAAGGACAGCAAGTGGTATATGCCCTCCGAACTGTACTCCAGCGAGAGGTACCCCATCTTCTGCTCGGGAACGGGCTATGTGTTCTCGGGGGACCTGGCGGAGAAGATCTACCAGGCCTCCCTGAGCATCCGCCGGCTGCACCTGGAGGATGTGTACGTAGGGATCTGCCTGGCCAAGCTGCGTATCGACCCCACGCCACCGCCCAACGAGTTCCTCTTCAACCACTGGCGTGTGTCGTACTCCAGCTGCAAGTACAGCCATCTCATCACCTCTCACCAGTTTCAGCCCAATGAACTTATCAAGTACTGGAACCACCTGCAAAGCAACAAGCACAACGCATGCGTCAACATGGCCAAGGAAAAGAATGCACGCTATCGCCACCGGAGGCTGCATTCAGATAGGTTCTTATGA